One Chlorobaculum limnaeum genomic window carries:
- a CDS encoding cobyrinate a,c-diamide synthase, with protein sequence MISASWKSAGKTTVSLGLLRLLAEKGLPVVSFKKGPDYIDPMWHRVASGGECYNLDTWMMGEAACRSTFARNCARRPGSIALIEGNHGLHDGLDMAGSDSSAGLAALLDAPVLLVIDSRRMNRGVAAQVLGLQAMPPKVRIAGVILNHVATARQESKQRQAIETFCNVPVLGAIPADSSLILPERHLGLVTVGEASDAEAFIRVAAGQVERHCDVAAIRALFDSASPLSLQEAVEAPPPRNEPIVKIGVFRDAAFCFYYPDNLDALRAAGAELVYIDTFKTTALPEIDGLYLGGGFPESFFAELSANDGLLRDVRERIEAGMPAWAECGGLIYLCRSATWDGRRWPLAGVLPVEIDYQRKPAGCGYLELESRSETGWFAAGERLRAHEFHYSKSADGDVDLACQFDVARGFGLTGREDGLLYRNLFASYAHFHVAANPHWAERFVGLAVKFKGRKSAGNA encoded by the coding sequence ATGATTTCGGCTTCGTGGAAGAGCGCCGGGAAGACCACGGTGAGCCTGGGGCTGCTTCGGCTGCTGGCTGAAAAGGGGCTGCCGGTGGTGAGTTTCAAGAAGGGGCCGGACTATATCGACCCGATGTGGCACCGGGTCGCCAGCGGGGGCGAGTGCTACAATCTCGACACCTGGATGATGGGCGAGGCGGCTTGCCGCAGCACCTTCGCGCGGAACTGCGCACGGAGGCCGGGCAGCATCGCCCTGATCGAGGGCAATCACGGGCTGCATGACGGCCTCGATATGGCCGGATCGGACAGCAGCGCCGGTCTGGCTGCTTTGCTCGACGCGCCGGTGCTGCTCGTCATCGACAGCCGCCGGATGAACCGTGGCGTGGCCGCGCAGGTGCTCGGCCTCCAGGCGATGCCGCCGAAGGTCAGAATCGCGGGCGTCATTCTCAACCATGTCGCCACCGCGCGGCAGGAGTCCAAGCAGCGCCAGGCCATCGAAACCTTCTGTAACGTGCCGGTGCTCGGCGCGATTCCCGCGGATTCGTCGCTCATTCTGCCCGAACGCCATCTCGGCCTGGTGACGGTCGGCGAGGCCTCGGATGCCGAGGCCTTCATTCGCGTCGCCGCCGGGCAGGTCGAGCGCCATTGCGACGTTGCGGCCATTCGCGCTCTTTTCGACAGCGCCTCGCCGCTGTCGCTTCAGGAAGCTGTCGAAGCTCCGCCACCGCGGAACGAGCCGATAGTGAAAATCGGAGTGTTTCGTGATGCCGCGTTCTGCTTTTACTACCCCGACAATCTCGACGCCCTTCGTGCCGCCGGGGCGGAGCTGGTGTATATCGATACCTTCAAAACGACTGCTCTTCCGGAGATCGACGGTCTTTATCTCGGCGGCGGCTTTCCGGAGTCGTTTTTCGCGGAACTGAGCGCCAATGATGGTCTTCTGCGCGACGTGCGCGAGCGGATCGAGGCGGGGATGCCCGCGTGGGCCGAGTGCGGCGGATTGATTTATCTTTGTCGGAGCGCGACGTGGGATGGACGGCGCTGGCCGCTGGCGGGCGTGCTTCCGGTGGAGATCGACTACCAGCGAAAGCCAGCCGGGTGCGGTTATCTGGAACTCGAAAGCCGTTCAGAAACCGGATGGTTTGCGGCGGGCGAGCGGCTTCGGGCGCATGAATTTCACTATTCGAAATCTGCGGATGGCGACGTCGATCTTGCCTGCCAGTTCGATGTTGCGAGAGGATTCGGCCTGACTGGCCGCGAAGATGGGTTGCTGTACAGGAACCTGTTCGCTTCGTACGCCCATTTTCATGTGGCGGCAAATCCGCATTGGGCGGAGCGATTCGTCGGGCTTGCCGTAAAATTCAAAGGTCGGAAAAGTGCGGGGAATGCCTGA
- a CDS encoding glycine--tRNA ligase → MSNSDQSRVQTQSLSPDKVMHKLVSLAKRRGFIFPSSEIYGGLSSCFDYGPLGSEMKKNIKDLWWNAMTRRHQNIVGIDASIMMNPTVWEASGHVASFNDPMIDDRTTKRRYRADHLIENHIGKLTRDGKEAEAAAVKIAYEAAAGTEDPNRTLYNIIVNEGIKAPDTGSADWTEVRQFNLMFQCNMGAVAESAGVVYLRPETAQGIFVNFHNVRESSRMKVPFGIAQIGKAFRNEIVKGNFIFRMVEFEQMEMQYFLKPGTQLEAFEAWREERFRWYSETLGMTKEKLHWYKHDKLAHYADLAYDIKFEFPFGIEEIEGIHSRTDFDLSQHQQYSGKSMEYIDQTTNERYIPYVVETSSGCDRTFLALLSDAYQEDVVDGEPRVMLKLSPKVAPVKAAVLPLMKKGEMGEKADKLCRDLSEHFLVQYDDAASIGKRYRRQDEIGTPFCFTVDHQTLEDGTITVRYRDTAAQERIDMTKAGEFLATKMVNA, encoded by the coding sequence ATGAGCAATTCCGATCAGTCGCGGGTGCAGACGCAGAGTCTGTCGCCCGATAAAGTGATGCATAAACTTGTTTCGCTGGCCAAGCGGCGGGGCTTCATTTTTCCGTCGTCGGAGATTTACGGCGGCCTGTCGTCGTGCTTCGATTACGGCCCGCTCGGCAGCGAGATGAAGAAGAATATCAAGGATCTGTGGTGGAACGCCATGACGCGCCGCCATCAGAATATCGTGGGCATCGACGCCTCGATCATGATGAATCCGACCGTTTGGGAGGCTTCGGGCCATGTGGCGAGCTTCAACGATCCGATGATCGACGACCGCACCACCAAGCGCCGCTACCGCGCCGACCACCTGATCGAAAACCATATCGGCAAGCTCACGCGCGATGGCAAGGAGGCCGAGGCGGCTGCCGTCAAGATCGCCTACGAAGCCGCTGCCGGGACCGAAGACCCGAACCGCACGCTGTACAATATCATTGTCAACGAGGGCATCAAGGCGCCCGACACCGGTTCGGCGGACTGGACGGAGGTGCGCCAGTTCAACCTGATGTTCCAGTGCAACATGGGCGCGGTGGCCGAGTCGGCGGGCGTGGTCTATCTGCGTCCCGAAACTGCGCAGGGGATCTTCGTGAACTTCCACAACGTGCGCGAGTCGTCGCGCATGAAGGTGCCGTTCGGCATCGCCCAAATTGGCAAGGCGTTCCGCAACGAGATCGTCAAGGGCAACTTCATCTTCCGCATGGTCGAGTTCGAGCAGATGGAGATGCAGTACTTCCTCAAGCCGGGCACACAGCTCGAAGCGTTCGAGGCGTGGCGCGAGGAGCGCTTCCGCTGGTACTCCGAGACGCTCGGCATGACCAAAGAGAAGCTGCACTGGTACAAGCACGACAAGCTGGCCCACTACGCCGACCTGGCCTACGACATCAAGTTCGAGTTCCCGTTCGGCATCGAGGAGATCGAAGGCATCCACTCGCGCACCGACTTCGACCTCAGCCAGCATCAGCAGTATTCCGGCAAGAGCATGGAGTATATCGACCAGACCACCAACGAGCGCTACATTCCCTACGTGGTCGAGACCTCGTCGGGCTGCGACCGCACCTTCCTCGCGCTGCTGTCGGACGCCTACCAGGAGGATGTGGTTGACGGCGAGCCGCGCGTGATGCTGAAGCTCTCGCCGAAGGTCGCGCCGGTGAAGGCTGCCGTGCTGCCGCTGATGAAGAAGGGCGAGATGGGCGAAAAGGCGGACAAACTCTGCCGGGACCTTTCGGAGCACTTTCTCGTGCAGTACGACGACGCGGCCTCGATCGGCAAGCGCTACCGCCGCCAGGACGAGATCGGTACGCCCTTCTGCTTCACGGTGGATCACCAGACGCTCGAAGATGGCACCATCACCGTGCGCTACCGCGACACCGCCGCGCAGGAGCGGATCGATATGACAAAAGCCGGGGAGTTCCTGGCCACGAAAATGGTTAACGCATAA
- a CDS encoding NAD(P)-binding protein translates to MNAESNPILDFATEYVFPAFSELTGTDKIVAFGDHSHKCPVYVPQTPPCTAECPAGEDIRGINRFLNGTDPSDDALKSAWETAVETNPFPAIMGRICPHPCQSKCNRGVHDESVAINAVEQVIGNYAIANNLKLKGPGADTGKRVAIIGGGPAGLSAAYQLRRKGHAVTIYDANEKLGGMVLYGIMGYRVDRKVLEAEIARIIDLGVETKMGVTIGKDVTLEQLEAEYDAVFIGVGAQKGRGLPVPGFDGTPGATNAIDFLKSYEVLGDDIPVGKHVVVIGDGNVAMDVARLALRLGSQASIISGVPREEMACFENEYDDAVKEGTTMYFQTGTAEVLGGESGVTGLRCTKMVKKAKGEEGWNSPIPFLRYKSTDESFVVEADMVVAAIGQATDLSGLGSASSGPWLKVDRNFRIPGREKLFGGGDALKVDLITTAVGHGRKAAASIDAFLKGESMPEYPYREITKPHKQDMLYFVHTPQARRSTIEPEVVVGNHDELLVALSPEDALTESKRCMSCGFCFDCKQCVSFCPQEAITRYRDNPAGEKVYTNYSKCVGCHLCSLVCPCGYIQMGMGDGL, encoded by the coding sequence ATGAATGCAGAATCAAACCCGATTCTCGATTTTGCGACAGAGTACGTCTTCCCTGCCTTCAGCGAACTGACAGGGACCGACAAGATCGTCGCCTTCGGGGATCACAGCCACAAATGCCCGGTCTACGTGCCGCAGACTCCGCCCTGCACGGCGGAGTGCCCGGCAGGCGAGGACATTCGCGGCATCAACCGCTTTCTGAACGGCACCGACCCGTCGGACGATGCGCTGAAATCGGCGTGGGAGACGGCGGTGGAGACCAACCCGTTTCCGGCGATCATGGGCCGCATCTGCCCGCACCCGTGCCAGAGCAAATGCAATCGCGGCGTCCATGACGAAAGCGTGGCCATCAACGCCGTCGAGCAGGTGATCGGCAACTACGCCATCGCAAACAACCTCAAACTCAAAGGCCCCGGCGCTGACACCGGCAAGCGAGTCGCCATCATCGGCGGCGGCCCGGCGGGACTGTCCGCCGCGTACCAGCTTCGCCGCAAAGGCCACGCCGTCACCATCTACGACGCCAACGAAAAGCTCGGCGGCATGGTGCTCTACGGCATCATGGGCTACCGGGTGGATCGCAAGGTGCTCGAAGCCGAAATCGCCAGAATCATCGACCTCGGCGTCGAGACGAAGATGGGCGTCACCATCGGCAAGGACGTGACGCTCGAACAGCTCGAAGCGGAGTACGACGCGGTGTTCATCGGCGTCGGCGCGCAGAAAGGGCGCGGCCTGCCCGTGCCCGGCTTCGACGGCACGCCCGGCGCGACCAACGCCATCGACTTCCTGAAGAGCTACGAAGTGCTCGGCGACGACATTCCGGTCGGCAAGCACGTGGTGGTGATCGGCGACGGCAACGTGGCGATGGACGTCGCCCGGCTCGCCCTGCGCCTCGGCTCGCAAGCCTCGATCATCTCCGGCGTACCGCGCGAAGAGATGGCCTGCTTCGAGAACGAATACGACGACGCCGTAAAAGAGGGCACGACGATGTACTTCCAGACCGGCACCGCAGAGGTGCTCGGCGGCGAGAGCGGCGTCACCGGCCTGCGCTGCACTAAAATGGTCAAGAAAGCGAAGGGCGAAGAGGGCTGGAACTCGCCGATTCCGTTCCTGCGCTACAAAAGCACCGACGAGAGCTTCGTCGTCGAAGCGGACATGGTGGTGGCGGCCATCGGCCAGGCGACCGACCTGTCAGGCCTCGGCAGCGCGTCGAGCGGCCCGTGGCTCAAGGTTGACCGCAACTTCCGCATTCCGGGCCGCGAGAAGCTCTTCGGCGGCGGCGACGCGCTGAAGGTCGATCTCATCACCACCGCCGTGGGGCACGGACGCAAAGCCGCCGCCTCGATCGACGCCTTCCTGAAGGGCGAGTCGATGCCGGAGTACCCGTACCGCGAAATCACCAAGCCGCACAAGCAGGACATGCTCTACTTCGTGCACACGCCACAGGCCCGGCGCAGCACTATCGAGCCGGAGGTGGTGGTGGGCAACCACGACGAACTGCTCGTGGCGCTCAGCCCGGAGGACGCGCTCACCGAATCGAAACGGTGCATGAGCTGCGGCTTCTGCTTCGACTGCAAGCAGTGCGTCTCGTTCTGCCCGCAGGAGGCGATCACGCGCTACCGCGACAACCCGGCAGGCGAAAAAGTGTACACCAACTACTCGAAATGCGTCGGCTGCCACCTCTGCTCCCTGGTCTGCCCCTGCGGCTACATCCAGATGGGCATGGGCGACGGACTGTAA
- a CDS encoding DUF3593 domain-containing protein yields the protein MLLSPLNWLVHISSSLEWGVALVMLYRYGRLIGRRDIRRFALFMLPHWIGSWFVLFYHITGDTIMRLLELSEAINLVGSIALLYATLKILQGEEKREAKPRTAFMGALFGGVMLAAGVDEPGYSFLMGKSWFDAVLQVSSVVYLTFLVLLLRVRKKDPEAFSSLTVAGFWFVLVFISVTVVCMYVAIHVLGYQSLSHNDFLHGFAESLLSASNLMIALGIHKQHKLAERQLRA from the coding sequence ATGCTGCTCTCCCCTCTGAACTGGCTCGTCCACATCTCCTCGTCGCTCGAATGGGGCGTGGCGCTTGTCATGCTGTACCGATACGGACGGCTCATCGGGCGGAGAGACATCCGGCGCTTCGCGCTCTTCATGCTGCCGCACTGGATCGGGAGCTGGTTCGTGCTCTTCTACCACATCACCGGCGACACCATCATGCGCCTCCTCGAACTCTCCGAGGCGATCAATCTGGTGGGCAGCATCGCGCTCCTGTACGCGACGCTCAAGATTCTGCAGGGGGAGGAGAAACGGGAGGCAAAGCCGCGGACGGCATTCATGGGCGCGCTCTTCGGCGGAGTGATGCTTGCCGCCGGAGTCGACGAGCCAGGCTACTCGTTCCTGATGGGCAAAAGCTGGTTCGACGCCGTGTTGCAGGTGTCGAGCGTCGTCTACCTGACCTTTCTCGTGCTGCTGCTGAGGGTGCGAAAAAAAGACCCCGAGGCATTCTCCTCTCTGACCGTGGCGGGATTCTGGTTCGTGCTGGTCTTCATTTCGGTGACGGTCGTCTGCATGTACGTGGCCATCCACGTGCTGGGCTACCAGTCACTGTCACACAACGACTTCCTGCACGGTTTCGCCGAAAGCCTGCTCAGCGCCAGCAATCTGATGATCGCCCTCGGCATCCACAAACAGCACAAGCTCGCCGAGAGGCAGCTCAGGGCTTGA
- a CDS encoding S41 family peptidase: MRRITLFRNFRRWPRTAAILSIAGVIVAIQPASAASGAISAADNYFAATRSIDLLGEVYKNVSQSYVDPVDVSEFMYSGIDGMLDQLDPFTSFLDEAQSDELDEITSGQYTGIGITIAVFSGDLFITSVIGGQPAAKAGLQTGDQIVAIDGIRTTKRPIDEIRSAIKGPPGTVVRLSIRRDGQGAAKLIAITREEVRVSTVPYAGLFGSSGYVQMNSFAEHSREELSSAIRAIHEEAAKKRIALNGIVLDLRGNPGGLLTSAVEVAGLFVEKGSKIVSTRGRAADSEQLFVTKTDPQAPSLPLVVMIDGDSASASEIVSGAIQELDRGVILGESSYGKGLVQSIITLPYDHILKMTTAKYYTPSGRLIQKPIARDDSRRKAVLSTGDADSTKVFYTRNRRKVYGGGGIRPDVAVRADALSEYLHTLEKSGQLFRYASRFHRKHPELQLKRLQSEPVYEEFGRFLEKERFTFRSGAQKKLDSLKTLVQKEGVGEDRELAGQLDLLDKALAASTKRGITRDSLRITAALQREILRHYDERAAQRKAIESDPVAAKAFSLLAEPARYQALLKP; the protein is encoded by the coding sequence ATGCGACGCATCACTTTGTTCAGGAATTTCCGGCGCTGGCCGCGAACTGCCGCCATCCTCTCCATCGCGGGGGTGATAGTGGCCATCCAGCCCGCCAGCGCGGCAAGTGGCGCGATCAGCGCCGCGGACAACTATTTCGCCGCGACCAGAAGCATCGACCTGCTTGGGGAGGTGTACAAGAATGTGTCGCAGAGCTATGTCGATCCCGTCGATGTGAGCGAGTTCATGTATTCGGGGATCGACGGAATGCTCGACCAGCTCGATCCCTTCACGTCGTTTCTCGATGAAGCCCAGTCCGACGAGCTCGACGAGATCACCAGCGGGCAGTATACCGGTATCGGCATCACCATCGCCGTTTTTTCCGGCGATCTGTTCATCACCTCGGTGATCGGGGGGCAGCCCGCCGCGAAAGCGGGATTGCAGACCGGCGACCAGATTGTGGCCATCGATGGCATTCGAACGACCAAGCGGCCCATCGACGAGATCAGGAGCGCCATCAAGGGGCCGCCCGGCACGGTCGTCAGGCTTTCGATCAGACGAGATGGCCAGGGAGCGGCGAAGCTCATTGCCATCACCAGAGAAGAGGTTCGGGTCAGCACCGTGCCCTATGCCGGTCTGTTCGGCTCGTCGGGTTACGTGCAGATGAACAGTTTCGCGGAGCATTCGCGGGAGGAGCTGAGTTCGGCGATCCGCGCGATTCATGAAGAGGCTGCCAAAAAACGGATCGCGCTGAACGGCATCGTGCTCGATCTGCGCGGCAATCCGGGCGGCCTGCTCACCTCGGCGGTCGAGGTGGCGGGACTCTTTGTCGAGAAGGGCAGCAAGATCGTCTCCACCCGAGGCCGGGCCGCCGACAGCGAGCAGCTCTTCGTCACCAAAACCGATCCACAAGCGCCATCGCTTCCGCTTGTGGTGATGATCGACGGCGACAGCGCCTCGGCATCGGAGATCGTGTCGGGCGCGATTCAGGAGCTCGACCGCGGCGTCATTCTCGGCGAAAGCTCGTACGGCAAGGGGCTGGTGCAGTCGATCATCACCCTGCCGTACGACCACATCCTCAAAATGACAACGGCCAAATACTACACGCCGTCGGGACGGCTCATCCAGAAGCCGATCGCCCGTGACGACTCCCGCCGCAAGGCGGTGCTCTCCACCGGCGATGCGGACTCCACGAAGGTCTTCTACACCCGCAACCGGCGCAAGGTCTACGGCGGCGGCGGGATTCGCCCGGACGTGGCCGTCAGGGCCGACGCTCTCTCCGAATACCTGCACACGCTGGAGAAGTCGGGGCAGTTGTTCAGATATGCCTCGCGCTTTCACCGGAAACATCCGGAGCTTCAGTTGAAGCGGCTACAATCGGAGCCGGTTTACGAGGAGTTTGGCCGCTTTCTCGAAAAAGAGCGCTTTACATTTCGTTCTGGCGCTCAGAAAAAGCTCGACAGCCTGAAGACGCTCGTTCAGAAGGAGGGTGTGGGTGAGGACCGTGAACTTGCCGGTCAGCTCGACCTTCTCGACAAGGCGCTCGCCGCATCGACGAAGCGGGGTATCACGCGCGATTCGCTCCGCATCACCGCCGCCTTGCAGCGCGAAATATTGCGGCACTACGACGAGCGGGCGGCGCAACGCAAGGCCATCGAGAGCGACCCTGTCGCGGCGAAGGCGTTCTCGCTACTTGCCGAACCCGCGCGCTACCAGGCGCTGCTCAAGCCGTAG
- a CDS encoding TusE/DsrC/DsvC family sulfur relay protein — protein MSIEVNGMSVETDENGYLVNLDDWSEDVAVKIAEGEDITMEEGHWDLVKFLRNYYKEYQIAPAVKVLTKAVASEKGMDKKEASEFLYAMFPKGPALQACKIAGLPKPTGCV, from the coding sequence ATGTCAATTGAAGTCAATGGCATGAGCGTCGAGACGGACGAGAACGGCTATCTGGTGAATCTGGATGACTGGAGCGAGGATGTGGCGGTGAAGATCGCCGAGGGCGAGGATATAACGATGGAGGAGGGTCACTGGGATCTGGTGAAGTTTCTCCGTAACTACTACAAGGAGTACCAGATCGCTCCTGCCGTGAAGGTTTTGACCAAGGCGGTCGCCAGCGAGAAGGGCATGGACAAGAAAGAGGCGTCGGAGTTCCTCTACGCGATGTTCCCGAAAGGCCCGGCGTTGCAGGCCTGCAAGATCGCCGGACTTCCCAAGCCGACCGGCTGCGTCTGA
- the dsrB gene encoding dissimilatory-type sulfite reductase subunit beta yields MSSQERTWKTIESGPHTYEEALHPVVRKNYGKWKYHEIPKPGVLKHVAESGDAIWTVRAGTPRQDTVDKVRLLCDIADKYSDGYLRFTVRNNVEFLTPNGENVEPMIAELESLGFPVGGTGMCVSAVSHTQGWLHCDIPATDASGVVKSMMDTVYNEFKDMQMPNKVRLSTSCCSINCGGQADIAVVVKHTRPPRINHDHLVKTCELPKAVARCPVAAIRPTVVDGKKSLMVDEAKCICCGACFGACPAMEINHPEHSKFAVWVGGKNSNARSKPSTMSLVAHNLPNNPPRWPEVTEVVGRILTAYKAGGRPWERIGEWINRIGWKRFFEETGLQFDDNMIDSYRHARTTFNQSAHIRF; encoded by the coding sequence ATGAGCAGTCAGGAAAGAACCTGGAAGACCATAGAGTCGGGTCCGCACACCTACGAAGAGGCGCTGCATCCGGTGGTCAGGAAAAACTACGGCAAGTGGAAATATCACGAAATCCCGAAACCGGGCGTCTTGAAGCACGTGGCCGAGAGCGGTGACGCCATCTGGACGGTTCGCGCGGGCACGCCGCGCCAGGACACCGTCGACAAGGTGCGCCTGCTCTGCGACATCGCCGACAAGTACAGCGACGGCTACCTGCGCTTCACGGTGCGCAACAACGTCGAGTTCCTCACGCCCAACGGCGAGAACGTCGAGCCGATGATCGCCGAACTCGAATCACTCGGCTTCCCGGTCGGCGGCACCGGCATGTGTGTCTCGGCCGTTTCGCACACCCAGGGCTGGCTGCACTGCGACATCCCGGCCACCGACGCCTCGGGCGTGGTGAAGTCGATGATGGACACCGTGTACAACGAGTTCAAGGACATGCAGATGCCCAACAAGGTGCGTCTTTCGACCTCCTGCTGCTCGATCAACTGCGGCGGCCAGGCCGACATCGCGGTGGTCGTCAAGCACACCCGACCACCGCGCATCAACCACGACCACCTCGTCAAGACCTGCGAACTGCCGAAAGCCGTGGCCCGCTGCCCGGTCGCCGCGATCCGCCCGACCGTCGTTGACGGCAAAAAGAGCCTCATGGTTGACGAAGCTAAGTGCATCTGCTGCGGCGCGTGTTTTGGCGCCTGCCCAGCGATGGAGATCAACCACCCCGAACACTCCAAGTTCGCCGTCTGGGTCGGCGGCAAAAACAGCAACGCCCGCTCGAAGCCCTCGACGATGAGTCTCGTCGCGCACAACCTGCCCAACAACCCGCCGCGCTGGCCGGAGGTGACCGAGGTCGTCGGCCGCATCCTGACCGCCTACAAAGCCGGAGGCCGCCCGTGGGAGCGCATCGGCGAATGGATCAACCGCATCGGCTGGAAGCGTTTCTTCGAGGAGACCGGCTTGCAGTTCGACGACAACATGATCGACAGCTACCGTCACGCCCGAACCACCTTCAACCAGTCGGCGCACATCCGTTTTTAA
- a CDS encoding geranylgeranyl diphosphate reductase has product MLYDVAVIGGGPSGAVAAEILSRAGHSTILIERNLANVKPCGGAIPLGLIEEFQIPDELVEKKLTRMSVRSPQGKTIFMHMPNGYVGMVRRERFDRYLREKAQKAGATLVEALVKKIDRSADRFTIHLFNKEGNELLPVEASYVIGADGANSKSADELGFPPNDLKVIAMQQRFHYCEALKPYEELVEIWFDGEVSPDFYGWIFPKTDHIAIGTGTEEHRNDIKQLQHRFVEKIGLTEKPYLNEAAKIPMKPRRSFTQERAILVGDAAGLVTPANGEGIFFAMRSGKLGAQAMIERIRNRTPLSSYEKEFRRLYSPIFFGLQVLQSVYYKSDRLRESFVAICRDKHVQEITFDSYLYKKMVPAPWSVQMKIMAKNVYHLAKGS; this is encoded by the coding sequence ATGCTGTACGATGTCGCAGTCATAGGAGGAGGGCCGTCGGGCGCTGTCGCGGCGGAGATTCTGTCGAGAGCGGGCCATTCGACCATCCTCATCGAACGCAACCTTGCCAACGTCAAGCCATGCGGGGGCGCGATTCCGCTCGGCCTCATCGAGGAGTTCCAGATTCCCGACGAGCTGGTCGAGAAGAAGCTGACCCGCATGAGCGTACGCTCGCCCCAGGGCAAGACCATCTTCATGCACATGCCGAACGGCTACGTGGGCATGGTGCGCCGCGAGCGCTTTGACCGCTACCTTCGTGAAAAAGCGCAGAAGGCAGGCGCAACGCTGGTCGAGGCGCTGGTCAAAAAGATCGACCGCTCCGCCGACCGCTTCACGATCCACCTCTTCAACAAAGAGGGCAACGAGCTGCTGCCGGTCGAGGCTTCGTATGTCATCGGCGCGGACGGCGCGAACTCGAAGAGCGCCGACGAGCTGGGCTTTCCGCCCAACGACCTGAAGGTGATCGCCATGCAGCAGCGCTTCCACTACTGCGAGGCGCTGAAGCCCTACGAGGAGCTTGTGGAGATATGGTTTGACGGCGAGGTCTCGCCCGATTTCTACGGCTGGATATTCCCGAAAACCGACCACATCGCCATCGGCACCGGCACCGAGGAGCACCGCAACGACATCAAGCAGTTGCAGCACCGCTTCGTCGAGAAGATCGGCCTCACCGAAAAGCCTTACCTCAACGAAGCGGCCAAGATTCCGATGAAGCCGCGCCGCTCCTTCACGCAGGAGCGGGCGATCCTCGTCGGCGACGCGGCTGGGCTGGTGACTCCGGCCAACGGCGAGGGCATCTTTTTCGCCATGCGCTCCGGCAAGCTCGGCGCCCAGGCGATGATCGAGCGCATCCGCAACAGGACGCCGCTTTCGAGCTACGAGAAGGAGTTCCGCAGGCTCTACTCGCCTATCTTCTTTGGCTTGCAGGTGTTGCAGTCGGTCTACTACAAGAGTGACCGCCTGCGCGAGAGCTTCGTGGCAATCTGCCGCGACAAGCATGTGCAGGAGATCACCTTTGACTCCTACCTCTACAAAAAGATGGTGCCCGCGCCGTGGAGTGTGCAGATGAAGATCATGGCGAAAAACGTCTATCACCTCGCAAAAGGAAGTTGA
- a CDS encoding Fic family protein, whose amino-acid sequence MQPYKPDRLPLSGLDYQRLFALVGEANAELARYDGLLQGIVNPDVMLSPLTLEEATLSSRIEGTQATVDEVLEQDAGLVKTGEKYKDIQEILNYRKALHSAQQYLAERPITLAFIRELHRILLDSVRGQDKRPGEFRKDQNWIGSIGCSIDQASFVPPNPLQLQDHLEAWQAYLSTNDIDLLLQTAVMHAQFELLHPFKDGNGRIGRILIPLFLYQKRALSHPMFYLSSYLESHRNEYYQALQGISRLGEWNGWIAFFLDAVKIQAKENSRRVRAIMSLYDDMKQLIHERTHSQYAIQVLDAIFSRPIFRTTDFIQETSIQKPTAMGLLRQLKAAEVLKELQAGSGRRSAVLCFPALLTITEQKQVL is encoded by the coding sequence ATGCAACCTTATAAACCGGATCGTTTGCCCCTGAGCGGGCTGGATTATCAACGCCTGTTCGCCCTTGTCGGTGAGGCCAATGCAGAACTGGCCCGGTATGATGGATTGTTGCAGGGTATTGTCAATCCTGACGTTATGCTTTCTCCGCTGACGTTAGAGGAGGCCACGCTCTCTTCGCGGATTGAAGGCACGCAGGCCACCGTTGACGAGGTTTTAGAGCAGGATGCCGGTCTGGTGAAGACTGGTGAGAAGTACAAGGATATTCAGGAGATACTCAACTACCGCAAGGCATTGCATTCGGCGCAGCAATACCTTGCCGAACGGCCGATCACATTGGCATTTATCAGGGAGCTGCACAGAATTTTACTGGATAGCGTTCGTGGACAGGACAAGCGGCCCGGTGAGTTCCGAAAAGATCAGAACTGGATTGGCTCTATCGGTTGCTCTATCGACCAGGCTTCTTTTGTCCCGCCGAATCCTCTGCAATTGCAGGATCATCTGGAAGCGTGGCAGGCGTACCTGTCCACCAATGACATCGACCTGCTACTGCAAACCGCCGTGATGCACGCACAGTTTGAGCTGCTGCATCCCTTCAAGGATGGCAATGGCCGGATTGGTCGCATTCTCATTCCGCTGTTTCTTTACCAGAAGAGGGCGCTCTCGCATCCGATGTTCTACCTCAGCTCTTATCTTGAATCCCACAGAAACGAGTATTATCAGGCCTTGCAGGGAATTTCGCGTCTTGGCGAATGGAATGGCTGGATAGCTTTTTTTCTCGATGCGGTGAAAATCCAGGCAAAAGAGAACAGCCGGAGGGTTCGGGCCATCATGTCGCTGTATGACGACATGAAGCAGTTGATTCATGAACGTACGCATTCGCAGTACGCAATTCAGGTTCTGGATGCCATTTTCAGCCGCCCGATATTCAGGACCACCGATTTTATTCAGGAAACGAGCATTCAAAAGCCGACGGCGATGGGATTATTGCGACAACTGAAAGCTGCCGAGGTGCTGAAGGAGTTGCAGGCCGGAAGCGGTCGGCGTTCAGCCGTGCTCTGTTTTCCTGCATTGCTGACCATTACCGAACAAAAACAGGTACTCTAA